Genomic DNA from Blastocatellia bacterium:
TCTTCGAGGTGGATGTGATCAACGGGCAGAAGACGGGCGCGTTCCTCGACCAACGGGAGAACTATCGCGTGGCGGCGCGCTATGCCCGGGGCCGGTGCCTCGATGGGTTTTGTTTCAACGGCGGATTTGCTCTGCATCTGGCCCGTCGCGCCGAGAGCGTGCTCGCCGTAGACATCTCGGCGGAGGCGCTGGCGGCAGGCCGCCGGAATGCGGAACTCAACGGCCTGAGCAACATCACCTTCGTCGAGGCCAATCTCTTTGACTACCTCCGCGAGCTGGATAAAAGGCGCGAGGCCTTCGATCTCATCGTTCTCGATCCCCCGGCATTTGCCAAAAGTCGAGCGGCTCTGGAGGGCGCGCTGCGGGGATACAAGGAGATCAATCTGCGCGCCCTGCGGCTGCTGCGACCGGGAGGGATTCTGATGACCTGCAGTTGCTCCTATCACTTGAGTGAGGAGATGCTACTTGCCATTTTACAGGAAGCAGCGGCGGATGCCGGGCGCTCCTGCCGCATCCTCGAGCGACGAACCCAGGCACGCGATCATCCCGTTCTTCTGGCCATGCCGGAGACGTATTATCTCAAGTGCGTGGTCCTGCACGTCGTCCAGTGACCGTGGCGATGCTGCTTCCTTTTTTCATTTCCAGCGACTGGAGGGGGCCCGGGGGGACTCGCAAGTCCGCCGAACATCATCCCCCTCTCCGGGCCGGTGCACCGCGTCATGAGGACAGTAAGACCTGTCTGCGGCCCCGCCGTTTCCGCCTTGATCTTGCCGGGCAGACGGCATAAGATTGTGGGCTTATTGAGGAAGCGATAAGATGAAAAAGACAGCGGTGGGGTACACAATACTCAACCGGGGCAATGGCTTATTACAACGAACCTCCTCCGTCCAAGGAGCGTCGGGCACGGGCCTCCTTGCTCGTGAGGAGAGACTCCAGGAATCCCATGGAAGCGCTCCTATCGGTGAGCGAGCGCACTCTTTGGCGGTCCCTGCTGGACATGTGGCGCTCGCCACGAAAATAACATCCGCAGGCACGATGGCCTGCGCGTCATTTTCTCAGGGGGAAACGAACCATGCGTGAGATCACTATTGGCATTGGCGGCGCTGCCGGCGATGGGCTGGATAAAACTGGCGATACGCTGGCCAAGACGGCAGCGCGGCTGGGACTCTATGTCTCCGCGTACAACAGCTATCAATCGGTCATTCGCGGCGGTCACATCTGGCTGCGCGTGCGCCTGGCTGAGGAAAAGGTTTACTCTCAGGGCGATCATCTCAACGTCCTGATTGCGCTCAACCAGGACAGCATCGAACGCCATGCGCCGGAAGTCGAACCGGGTGGGGCGATCATCTACAACTCCGATAAGCTCCATCTCGATCCGAGCCTGATCGGCGACAATATTCTGCCGGCGCCGATGCCGGTGGCGGCCTTGACCAAACCGTTTGGCAAGGTTCAGCCGGTGATGCAAAACACCGTGGCTCTGGGAGCCCTGCTGTATCTGATCGGCCTCGATTTCGAGACGGCGGCGAACGTTTTGGCCGATACGTTCCGGCACAAGGGCCAGGCGGTGATTGATCAGAACGTCGGCATTGCCCGCGCCGGGTATGACTACGCCCGCGAGCACTTCGTTCCGCTCGGATATCAATGGACGTTCACCCATGTGCGGCGGCCTTTCATCACCGGCAATGAGGCCTTCTCGTTTGGAGCCGTGGTGGCTGGCTGTCGGTTCTATTCGGCCTATCCGATGACGCCGGCCTCGTCCATCCTCCACTGGCTGGCGGCCCATGCCGAGCAGTGCGGCATCGTCGTCAAACAATGCGAGGATGAGCTGGCCGTCATCAACATGGCCATTGGCGCCGGTTACGCCGGAGTGCGCGCCATGTGCGGCACATCCGGAGGCGGCTTTGCGCTCATGACCGAAGCCGTCGGACAGGCCGGTATGATCGAAGCGCCCGTCGTTATCATCGAGGTGCAGCGCGGCGGGCCCTCCACCGGCGTCCCGACGAAAACCGAGCAGGGCGATCTCAATCAAGTCTTCGGAGCCTCTCAGGGCGATTATCCCCGGGTCATCATCGCTCCGACCGATACGACCGACTGCTTCTATTCGGTGATCGAGGCCTTCAATTTGGCCGAGAAATATCAACTGCCGGTGATCCTGATCAGCGACCTCTATCTCTCCGAGCATCCGGAGACGATTGAACCCGATGCTCTGACGCACGCCGTTGCTATCGAGCGCGGAGAGATCGTCACCGAATGGCCGGCGGGCAATGGACGGTATAAACGATATGCGTTCACCCGGTCGGGCGTCTCGCCTCGGGCATTGCCGGGGACCGAAGGGACGCTTCACACGGCGGCCACGGATGATCACGATGAGTACGGAATTCTCATCAGCGATGTCTACACGTCGCCGCCCGTGCGCCGCAAAATTCACGAGAAGCGGATGCGCAAACTCGAAGCCGTGCTGCGAGACCTTCCGCCACCGACCCTGGAGGGGCCCGAAGAGGCCGATGTGACGCT
This window encodes:
- a CDS encoding 2-oxoacid:acceptor oxidoreductase subunit alpha, yielding MREITIGIGGAAGDGLDKTGDTLAKTAARLGLYVSAYNSYQSVIRGGHIWLRVRLAEEKVYSQGDHLNVLIALNQDSIERHAPEVEPGGAIIYNSDKLHLDPSLIGDNILPAPMPVAALTKPFGKVQPVMQNTVALGALLYLIGLDFETAANVLADTFRHKGQAVIDQNVGIARAGYDYAREHFVPLGYQWTFTHVRRPFITGNEAFSFGAVVAGCRFYSAYPMTPASSILHWLAAHAEQCGIVVKQCEDELAVINMAIGAGYAGVRAMCGTSGGGFALMTEAVGQAGMIEAPVVIIEVQRGGPSTGVPTKTEQGDLNQVFGASQGDYPRVIIAPTDTTDCFYSVIEAFNLAEKYQLPVILISDLYLSEHPETIEPDALTHAVAIERGEIVTEWPAGNGRYKRYAFTRSGVSPRALPGTEGTLHTAATDDHDEYGILISDVYTSPPVRRKIHEKRMRKLEAVLRDLPPPTLEGPEEADVTLIGWGSTKGVIREAVRRLEADGIRANHLQIKYLFPFHAREVSEILRRSRKTICIEGNYSGQFARHLRAETGISVDDHIRKYDCEPFEPRYIVEQVKAILEGRPRTLELSREEAREVAYHYIRTQLTEDLRPGQIQRLDANGFDEPVWEIEIITRQSGERRGHLLIGAETGSTYLWQPVS
- a CDS encoding class I SAM-dependent rRNA methyltransferase gives rise to the protein MAVVTVHPRVGARRRAGHLWVYASDVLDSGQAASGDIVRVVDARGKPMGFAFYSPSSQIALRFVADANETPEPEFWRQRLLAAAAYRHQVVEDTEAYRLVFGESDRLPSLIIDRYGDSFVLQTLTPGMERLKGMWVDLLRELYAPRAIVERNDVKARTLEGLPLQKGVLDGSLSEPVRIRMNDLIFEVDVINGQKTGAFLDQRENYRVAARYARGRCLDGFCFNGGFALHLARRAESVLAVDISAEALAAGRRNAELNGLSNITFVEANLFDYLRELDKRREAFDLIVLDPPAFAKSRAALEGALRGYKEINLRALRLLRPGGILMTCSCSYHLSEEMLLAILQEAAADAGRSCRILERRTQARDHPVLLAMPETYYLKCVVLHVVQ